One Fuerstiella marisgermanici DNA window includes the following coding sequences:
- a CDS encoding REP-associated tyrosine transposase translates to MVRKPKTTNFWVGRLPHWEVEDGRYFVTIHLAGAIPQVGQQRIRAIVDSYQRHPNVNSSERLRHSRRIFREMEAWLDRTPQRTDLKIPNVADAVKEAIAHRSNSGIWEMHEWVIMPNHIHLFFELTSGNLKSVLEGFKQRTGRAAGKVLDVPEQRFWQREWFDHWSCTDEEDARIMRYVRENPVKAGLCEHPSEWQYSSAQ, encoded by the coding sequence ATGGTCAGAAAGCCAAAGACGACCAACTTCTGGGTCGGCCGACTACCGCATTGGGAAGTTGAGGATGGTCGCTACTTTGTAACGATTCATCTTGCCGGTGCGATTCCCCAGGTTGGACAACAACGGATTCGCGCCATCGTTGATAGCTACCAGCGTCATCCCAATGTCAACTCTTCTGAACGCCTCAGACATTCCCGACGAATCTTCCGGGAAATGGAAGCATGGCTGGATCGAACACCACAAAGAACGGACCTGAAAATTCCTAATGTTGCCGACGCTGTCAAAGAAGCGATCGCACACCGATCAAACTCAGGTATTTGGGAAATGCACGAATGGGTGATTATGCCAAACCACATCCACCTGTTCTTTGAACTCACGTCTGGCAATCTGAAGTCTGTTCTGGAGGGTTTCAAGCAACGTACCGGCCGCGCCGCCGGGAAAGTTCTCGACGTGCCCGAACAACGTTTCTGGCAACGCGAGTGGTTCGACCACTGGTCGTGTACCGACGAAGAGGATGCTCGAATTATGCGCTACGTTCGAGAGAACCCAGTCAAAGCCGGGTTGTGTGAACACCCAAGCGAGTGGCAATACAGTTCAGCTCAGTAG